From the genome of Gracilinanus agilis isolate LMUSP501 chromosome 2, AgileGrace, whole genome shotgun sequence, one region includes:
- the PRND gene encoding prion-like protein doppel — MWGVTTYFIFSEVNENSFYTMRRHLGIFWIAVFFALLFSDLSLVKAKTTRQRNKSNRKGLQTNRTNPTTVQPSEKPQGAFIRNGRKLIIDFGEEGNSYYATHYPLFPDEIHYAGCAESNVTREVFIGNCVNTTRIINKLEPLEEQNISDIYSRILEQLIKELCALNYCEFRTERGTGLRLSLDQYVIVYLVILTCLIVK; from the exons ATGTGGGGTGTGACCACCTATTTCATCTTTTCTGAGGTAAATGAAAATA GTTTTTATACAATGAGGAGACATTTGGGGATTTTCTGGATAGCCGTCTTCTTTGCCCTGCTGTTTAGTGATCTCTCCTTGGTCAAGGCCAAAACTACAAGACAGAGAAATAAGTCAAACAGAAAAGGTCTGCAAACTAATAGAACCAACCCAACTACAGTCCAGCCCTCAGAGAAACCCCAGGGGGCTTTCATCAGGAACGGCAGAAAGCTCATCATTGACTTTGGGGAGGAGGGCAACAGCTACTATGCGACCCATTACCCCCTGTTCCCCGATGAAATCCATTATGCTGGGTGTGCTGAGTCCAATGTAACAAGGGAGGTCTTCATCGGCAACTGTGTGAACACTACCCGCATCATCAACAAGTTGGAGCccctggaagaacaaaacataaGTGATATTTACTCTAGGATACTGGAACAATTAATAAAGGAATTATGTGCCCTTAACTACTGTGAATTTAGGACAGAGAGAGGAACTGGCCTTCGTCTCTCTTTAGACCAATATGTTATTGTCTACCTGGTGATTCTGACTTGCTTGATAGTGAAATAA